CTAATTGCAAACCATAGGCCATACATTAGGTGTAGATATACTAAGCTTTTTTAATTAAGCTTTTGGATAAGCTTTGAATATGATTGATAATTTCATTTAAAAGATCAACTTGGTTTAACTCTTTTTTAGAAAATGAAGACGTAAAATTGAACATTTGTGTTTCAAAATCAGTCACTTCTTGAGCATAGCCTTCTTTAATAAGCCAAGGCTCAACTTTTTTAAAATAATCAAAATACGCTTTCAAAGCAATTTGCCTGGCTTCTCTTTGCTGATCTTTTTCAATCAGCATACGGGTTTTAACAAACAACAACTCAGTTTGGTACAAGCGATTCAACGGCCTTTGTAATTTTTTATTTTGATACATTTCTAATGAACGAATATAACTTACACTGGCATTAAGTGCCGAAGGAACAACACCCAAACGCTGAATTCTTTTTTTCAACTCTCCATTGGTTAAATTCATGGTTTTATACCAGGGTACGTACACTGACTTTTTTGCTGTGCCTCCAGAATTTTCTTTGGATGCTAAAAACAAAATATAATTGGCCACTGCCCAACGTTCCTGCTCGTTTATTCCTGCAAAAGAAGGCATATTGGTTGCTTCTACACCATCTTTGATGGTGTTGGCCATCTGAAAGGGAGACAAGCGGTCAACAATATTAGGGTCAGAAAAAGCTGTCGGTTTAACTTTAAAGGTCTGAGATACCGCTGTATTAGCATCTCCTCGATCACCGTGGCATTGTGCACATATGGTTGCATACACCTTTTTACCTTTTTCCAAACTCGGAACTTTTTTGGGAGCGGTGTTTAAATCAAATTTTTTAATTAGATCATTTCTAATATGTTCAATGTTGCTTTCTAATTGGCTAGGC
The bacterium genome window above contains:
- a CDS encoding cytochrome c; the protein is MSFSTLFAGPLATAGLVCNQEDKRILVSKLDYVYRHYRYAVSEQPIKVISMDKYKIVERVLKNAMQQAQKCLSNPVSPELAYIEQIVTDFKNISKPSQLESNIEHIRNDLIKKFDLNTAPKKVPSLEKGKKVYATICAQCHGDRGDANTAVSQTFKVKPTAFSDPNIVDRLSPFQMANTIKDGVEATNMPSFAGINEQERWAVANYILFLASKENSGGTAKKSVYVPWYKTMNLTNGELKKRIQRLGVVPSALNASVSYIRSLEMYQNKKLQRPLNRLYQTELLFVKTRMLIEKDQQREARQIALKAYFDYFKKVEPWLIKEGYAQEVTDFETQMFNFTSSFSKKELNQVDLLNEIINHIQSLSKSLIKKA